The Dyella caseinilytica genome has a window encoding:
- a CDS encoding VOC family protein, with protein sequence MKIDRVDHFVLTVMDIDATCDFYSRVLGMDIVSFGEGRKALAFGIQKINLHEYRHEFEPKATQPTPGSGDFCLITSVPLEQVIEHIRQCGVTIEEGPVRRTGARGPIQSVYCRDPDGNLVEVSNYSA encoded by the coding sequence ATGAAAATTGATCGTGTAGACCATTTTGTTCTGACCGTGATGGATATCGACGCTACCTGCGATTTCTATTCACGTGTGCTTGGTATGGATATCGTCAGCTTTGGCGAGGGACGCAAGGCGCTGGCATTTGGTATCCAGAAGATCAATCTGCACGAGTATCGCCATGAATTCGAGCCTAAGGCCACGCAGCCCACGCCAGGGTCAGGCGATTTCTGCCTCATTACGTCCGTGCCGTTGGAGCAGGTGATCGAACACATCAGGCAATGCGGCGTCACGATCGAAGAGGGGCCGGTGAGGCGTACGGGTGCGCGTGGCCCGATTCAATCGGTGTATTGCCGTGATCCGGATGGCAACTTGGTCGAAGTCAGCAACTACTCGGCTTAG